One genomic segment of Cellulophaga sp. HaHaR_3_176 includes these proteins:
- a CDS encoding pyruvate dehydrogenase complex dihydrolipoamide acetyltransferase: MAIVINMPRLSDTMEEGTVAKWLKQVGDKIEEGDILAEIETDKATMEFESFDEGTLLHIGIQEGDGAPVDTLLAIIGEKGEDISDLINGSGAAEADKSEEVKEENTAVEEVSNEESSEAADIPEGVEIIKMPRLSDTMEEGTVASWLKKVGDKVEEGDILAEIETDKATMEFESFYSGTLLYIGTQEGESSPVDVILAIIGPEGTDVDSLLKSKPSAPKKESAPKAEAKKEEAKKETVSSPNAAPVVSDGQRVFASPLAKKIASEKGVDLAKVAGSGDNGRIVKKDIENYTPSAAPSKAASNSATPVNVAVGEESFEEVKNNQMRKVIAKRLGESKFTAPHYYLNIEVDMSNAMQSRVQINSLPETKVSFNDMVVKACAMALKKHPQVNTTWSADSTRFNHHIHVGVAVAVEDGLVVPVLKFADQMGLSQIGGSVRELAGKARNKKLTPAEMDGSTFTVSNLGMFGIESFTSIINQPNSAILSVGAIIEKPVVKDGQIVVGNTMKLTLALDHRTVDGATGAQFLQTLRSYIENPVTMLA; this comes from the coding sequence ATGGCAATAGTAATAAATATGCCGAGACTTAGCGATACCATGGAAGAAGGTACAGTTGCTAAGTGGTTAAAGCAAGTAGGTGACAAAATTGAAGAAGGTGATATTTTAGCTGAAATCGAAACAGATAAGGCTACAATGGAGTTTGAATCTTTTGATGAAGGAACATTACTTCATATAGGAATTCAGGAAGGCGATGGTGCTCCTGTTGATACTTTATTAGCTATTATTGGTGAAAAAGGAGAAGATATTTCGGATTTAATAAACGGTTCAGGAGCAGCTGAGGCTGATAAGTCAGAAGAAGTTAAAGAAGAAAATACAGCAGTTGAAGAAGTTTCAAATGAAGAATCTTCAGAAGCAGCTGATATTCCAGAAGGTGTTGAAATTATTAAAATGCCTAGACTTAGTGATACTATGGAAGAAGGTACTGTAGCTTCTTGGTTGAAAAAAGTAGGTGATAAAGTTGAAGAAGGAGATATACTTGCTGAGATAGAAACAGATAAAGCTACAATGGAGTTTGAGTCTTTCTATTCAGGCACATTATTATATATAGGTACTCAAGAAGGAGAATCTTCACCTGTTGATGTTATTTTGGCAATTATAGGGCCAGAAGGTACTGATGTTGATAGTCTTTTAAAATCTAAACCATCTGCTCCGAAAAAGGAAAGTGCTCCTAAAGCAGAAGCTAAGAAGGAAGAGGCTAAAAAAGAAACTGTGTCAAGTCCAAATGCTGCCCCGGTAGTAAGCGATGGTCAGCGTGTTTTTGCTTCACCTTTAGCTAAAAAAATAGCTTCAGAAAAAGGAGTTGATTTAGCAAAAGTAGCTGGATCAGGAGATAATGGAAGAATAGTAAAGAAGGATATTGAAAATTATACACCTTCTGCAGCTCCATCAAAAGCAGCTTCTAATTCTGCAACACCAGTAAATGTTGCCGTAGGAGAGGAAAGCTTTGAAGAAGTTAAGAACAACCAAATGCGTAAGGTTATTGCTAAACGTTTAGGTGAATCGAAATTTACTGCACCACATTACTACCTAAATATTGAGGTAGATATGAGTAATGCAATGCAATCTAGAGTTCAAATAAATAGCTTGCCAGAGACTAAAGTATCATTTAATGATATGGTAGTAAAGGCATGTGCAATGGCTCTGAAAAAACATCCACAAGTAAACACTACTTGGAGTGCTGATTCAACACGTTTTAATCATCATATTCATGTAGGTGTAGCTGTAGCAGTTGAAGATGGGCTTGTAGTTCCTGTTTTGAAATTTGCAGATCAAATGGGGCTTTCTCAAATAGGAGGTTCTGTTAGAGAATTAGCAGGTAAAGCAAGAAATAAAAAGTTAACTCCAGCAGAAATGGATGGAAGTACTTTTACGGTTTCTAACTTAGGAATGTTTGGAATAGAAAGTTTTACTTCTATTATTAATCAGCCAAACTCTGCAATACTTTCAGTAGGTGCCATTATAGAAAAACCTGTTGTTAAAGATGGTCAGATTGTAGTAGGTAATACAATGAAACTTACTTTAGCATTAGATCACAGAACTGTAGATGGGGCAACTGGAGCTCAATTTTTACAAACGTTGAGGTCTTATATAGAAAACCCAGTTACAATGCTTGCTTAG